From the Caldicellulosiruptoraceae bacterium PP1 genome, one window contains:
- the safA gene encoding SafA/ExsA family spore coat assembly protein, which produces MGVIFLKKFIVLILILIFISFSFAFAQSGTHLVQSGDTLWAIAVKYQIGISELIAANPQLKNPNLIYPGQKINIPSIDDIKSLENEVIRITNIERTKRGLIPLKANWQLSRVARYKSQDMVNKNYFSHQSPTYGSPFNMMENFGLKFSSAGENIAFGQRSPQEVVNSWMNSPGHRANILSSSYTEIGVGVAKKSNGTFYWTQMFIRP; this is translated from the coding sequence AATTTATTGTTTTAATTTTAATATTAATTTTTATTTCATTTTCTTTTGCGTTTGCTCAATCAGGCACACATTTAGTTCAAAGTGGAGATACGCTTTGGGCAATTGCTGTAAAATATCAAATTGGTATAAGTGAGTTAATTGCTGCAAATCCGCAGCTTAAAAATCCAAACCTTATTTATCCTGGTCAAAAGATAAATATACCAAGTATTGATGATATAAAATCTCTTGAAAATGAAGTAATTAGAATAACTAATATTGAAAGAACAAAAAGAGGTCTTATACCACTTAAAGCAAATTGGCAACTATCAAGGGTTGCAAGATATAAGTCGCAAGATATGGTAAATAAAAACTATTTTTCACACCAATCGCCTACTTATGGATCCCCATTTAATATGATGGAAAACTTTGGTCTGAAGTTCTCTTCAGCAGGTGAAAATATTGCATTTGGCCAAAGAAGCCCACAAGAAGTTGTAAATAGCTGGATGAATTCACCTGGGCACAGAGCAAATATTTTAAGCTCTTCATATACTGAAATAGGGGTTGGTGTCGCAAAAAAGAGTAATGGAACATTTTATTGGACTCAGATGTTTATAAGACCATAA